A single region of the Salmo salar chromosome ssa16, Ssal_v3.1, whole genome shotgun sequence genome encodes:
- the ppp2r3a gene encoding serine/threonine-protein phosphatase 2A regulatory subunit B'' subunit alpha isoform X3 encodes MFIKESKETLRGDPDLRCELAFLSRGCDFVLPSRFKKRIKTFQQLQAQVQSNKQDKKSGTPPPAPLSPTPYVPPPHRSPSPPPTPVVLTPPPPPPPPPPPPPALNIPRFYYPRGLPGATKVNHDAAITAIETAFTEFEEEKADIYEMGKIAKACGCPLYWKAAMFNGAGGERTGFVSVHSFIATWRKLLYSCYDDSSKFIYLLAKPGCTYLDQEDFIPLLQDIVDTHPGLTFLKDAPEFHSRYITTVIQRIFYVVNRSWTGRITMTELRRSNFLQTLALLEEEDDINQITDYFSYEHFYVIYCKFWELDTDHDLYIDPKDLARYNDHASSSRIIERLFSGAVTRGSSVQREGRMSYAEFSWFLISEEDKKNPTSIEYWFRCMDTDGDGVLSMFELEYFYEEQCSRMEGMGIEPLPFTDLLCQMLDLVKPESQGKITLSDLKRCRMAHIFFDTFFNLEKYLDHEQRDPFALQKDIDNDCPEPSDWDKYASEEYEILVAEETANEQLQEGTFDDDYEEAELPVQGEMVANKMDKLLISDLSA; translated from the exons ATGTTTATCAAGGAGTCTAAAGAGACACTGCGGGGGGACCCTGATCTAAGATGTGAGCTAGCCTTCCTCTCCCGGGGCTGTGACTTTGTACTGCCCTCGCGCTTCAAGAAGAGAATCAAGACCTTCCAGCAACTGCAGGCGCAG gtCCAGTCCAACAAGCAAGATAAGAAATCTGGCACCCCTCCtccagcccctctctcccccaccccctaCGTTCCTCCACCCCaccgctccccctctcctccccccactccagtcgtcctcacccctcctcctccacctccccctcctccccctcctccccctgccctcAACATTCCCCGCTTCTACTACCCTCGAGGGTTACCGGGGGCAACAAAAGTTAACCACGATGCGGCCATCACTGCCATAGAAACAGCCTTCACAGAGTTTGAGGAGGAGAAGGCTGATATTTACGAGATGGGCAAGATCgctaag GCATGCGGCTGTCCTCTGTACTGGAAGGCAGCCATGTTTAACGGAGCGGGAGGAGAGAGGACCGGCTTTGTCTCTGTTCACTCCTTCATTGCTACCTGGAGAAA gttGTTATATAGTTGCTATGACGATTCGTCTAAGTTTATCTACCTCCTAGCGAAGCCTGGCTGTACCTACCTGGACCAGGAGGACTTCATACCTTtattacag gacaTAGTGGACACCCACCCAGGACTGACGTTCTTGAAGGATGCCCCAGAATTCCATTCCCGTTACATCACCACC GTGATTCAGCGGATATTCTATGTGGTCAACCGCTCATGGACGGGTCGCATCACCATGACGGAACTACGCAGGAGCAACTTCCTGCAG aCCCTGGCACTGTtggaagaggaggatgatatcAACCAGATAACAGATTATTTCTCTTATGAGCATTTCTATGTGATCTACTGTAAGTTCTGGGAGTTGGACACGGACCACGACCTTTACATTGACCCTAAGGACCTGGCTCGTTACAACGACCACG CCTCCTCAAGCAGAATCATTGAGAGGTTGTTCTCAGGAGCCGTTACTCG gGGTAGCTCAgtgcagagagaagggaggatgaGTTATGCAGAGTTCAGCTGGTTCCTCATCTCAGAGGAAGACAAGAAAAACCCTACCAG tATAGAGTACTGGTTCAGGTGTATGGACACAGACGGTGACGGTGTGTTGTCTATGTTTGAGTTGGAGTACTTCTATGAGGAGCAGTGTAGTAGGATGGAGGGGATGGGCATTGAACCCCTACCCTTCACAGACCTGCTCTGTCAGATGTTAGACCTTGTCAAACCTGAAAGCCAAG gtaagATAACCCTGTCTGATCTGAAGAGGTGTAGGATGGCTCATATATTCTTCGACACGTTCTTTAACCTGGAGAAATACCTGGACCACGAGCAGAGAGACCCCTTCGCTTTGCAGAAG gaCATAGACAACGATTGTCCAGAGCCTTCAGACTGGGATAAATACGCTTCAGAGGAGTATGAGATCCTGGTGGCGGAGGAGACGGCTAACGAACAGCTGCAGGaggg GACGTTTGACGATGACTATGAGGAGGCGGAGCTTCCTGTTCAAGGAGAGATGGTTGCGAATAAGATGGATAAGCTGCTCATATCAGATCTGTCAGCATGA